The following proteins are co-located in the Hydractinia symbiolongicarpus strain clone_291-10 chromosome 7, HSymV2.1, whole genome shotgun sequence genome:
- the LOC130649610 gene encoding golgin subfamily A member 4-like isoform X2, which produces MAERSGNCKFFSPNYFNPTKCQNCFKPKEQHASQPEVSAATTGKQQALGRRGSSLGRNAGPSKTVLKESILLKGRPDNDGEIPQNWKKGWFALFSNGEFQEYELVDGKAKKDNVISSMMLQEFIRMLDGKIELGETLCFGVKTLRDTFYFKTMTKVDYENWWKEFSSFVAAPIRRTTSTASALRSNAGNYSKPKVQKQLSMPAAAHLTASNRHSRSSSISSVQSDSDRQQMESLRSQVAKLEEENMKLSKTEDQRRKLELEVNYWKEYVTNSQAFKRAGACVDTVSELAESRQEFLKLQDEYNETQKKLKMNSGKLLMQNKELSMTKEKLQEANSIIAVHKAKIEQLNKDLSAHKEQKELPKGLIIPAASNELFFNGENVKPSSSTESVTRPSAADVLSSDAQHLEDKFLVLKDRLKRIERELFLKSKELEKANESRSKVAKYTRSLLQELETRLSDNQRKLTETEGKLKNATTELSIERERRIKLEEGPRRRMSSVIAPPRSQSGDSSSSFDSQTPPSDLSEHDADTKYADYYRSRFKEAESSLLEKDKKLHQVEEKVKELQHAMKSNSDSYKVINDLQCKLSDATHKLSDRQLKIHELTREIDRLKEFEKTYTKKSKRCETLEDIVKDLEKTNADQSKALHQVKQELEMIKIREVVLKEQLQTFAEDSDNSEDEDEERDLQLGKSIDLKNKIECMIELEALSKKLTIDNEKLNAKNTELEARVKHLNMESFKSIEAKKALGSIESLITNSEKLDYEKKIKELEQKLSEAEEKYCNEVTNLKDKQYGEMGELEKKFKDDTKQMKEDLKKAEGEIENFLRERNENKDNFNELRGRFTMAEIKIADIQESLNEEINARKNAEALLNERSSLLSEMEERCKRVTSERDSLKEAQSSKRSSYASVDDDGDERYDLLHTENHGLKVKIRQLERQLRLSSEKFEDVMSSLREKGSLLGSGKHDRDSGIVITQEIKSIIDSYNIDISDSSKPLLRKESDDIFVTPKSSMSSEPESVEQYKKLCSSYEKQVKDLGKRLLDSEEKVIELAEELEQQSNTEDDYISKYNTLVVRIEDLQTQIMESQESLQSKADELERERKNVINLVEVTSAYIKELEGSLSESKGKVQELQNVIELNRSGDRPQPEGSAGLQEDEDANKGIAPNEQKLTAKILMLQSDISELKASHQNELERVRAEAQKEVDSLRRRSFSAGVSEESEDLVMQVQKLEEELQKQQEIYEKDVTLLQNQFQAELKTAFNGDNSSMDMLNRIQDLEMEIEETRKECDLKLKECQDNFDREKEQMKDDMATVLQATLAAGDFGSSQEPQAESSLLEERIIKLEQELIDNKQQYEEELEMEKEAHRTEMEDTIRDMMILRDATNSSRYDDNDESDSSGSRSSFKEVDSKFKKTVSVDEIENIRQEYEEKLDLQAEEHEEELNQVRQDMAIVISSLKQGNYSDTILDLQARIKELETEIEDLNAGFKKEKSSYELKLKRADSANFFALRRNEEMGSKIYQMQIELEEIDRKHQIELQAYIDKLGVDDGNNVNETLKINEELQEKNRDLEKALEELRSSRDDEMETFSMQLRTEKREAIEDMTDKVLKLEALIDDIKERHEQDIKQYERVNRSENMEAAAKESERIKELEIVCENLKVEYEEEIEELSKEHKKEVEKLRVFYEKEIGDIKKRSSSDVDGTSPASRKSSVDQSTVTRQLKEQKEKHEKEIEHLKSKHREEKELLMQAQQKDVEDIRQQYDEKLKMSYKEGLRRHSVSERKSDATKMKELISEKEAVQSRLLDFEIKYDTDTKELKDKIQLLQKVISDLKGGYDQGSSSVELSQQTLDTLSENESLLEDESQKKLKEIQEQIERYERRIEYYREKSQREKTEESHRVSELQSEIVDLHQEINNIKQTKRKEVYEKEKKEKSPHHKSLPRRNTDGSTSTRRHTDSDAVKTRLRERDPKKRWSNLEERSEITSRTPSRTNRYKDEGKSGTVLARKTLWENITVDETSKTKSLLSKTQSVK; this is translated from the exons AATGCTggaccatcaaaaacagttctaaaGGAAAGCATTTTGTTAAAAGGACGCCCAGATAATGATGGCGAAATTCCTCAG AACTGGAAGAAGGGTTGGTTTGCTCTTTTTTCCAATGGTGAATTCCAAGAATATGAGTTGGTTGATGGAAAG GCAAAAAAAGACAATGTTATTAGCTCCATGATGCTACAGGAATTTATTCGTATGTTGGACGGCAAGATTGAACTTGGTGAAACACTTTGTTTTGGTGTTAAAACGTTACGCGATACATTTTACTTCAAAACCATGACTAAAGTTGATTATGAAAACTGGTGGAaagaatttagctcttttgttgcTGCTCCCATCAGACGGACAACAA gcaCTGCATCAGCACTAAGATCTAATGCAGGCAACTACAGTAAACCGAAAGTTCAGAAACAACTCTCTATGCCAGCTGCAGCTCATTTGACTGCAAGTAATCGGCATTCTAGATCTTCGTCTATCTCATCAGTGCAAAGTGACTCGGATCGACAACAG atggaGTCTCTTCGAAGTCAAGTAGCGAAGCTTGAAGAGGAGAACATGAAGCTTTCCAAAACTGAAGATCAACGGAGAAAATTAGAACTGGAAGTCAATTACTGGAAAGAATATGTAACAAATTCACAAGCCTTCAAACGTGCTGGGGCCTGTGTAGATACTGTCTCAGAATTAGCAGAGTCGCGTCAGGAGTTTCTCAAGCTTCAAGATGAGTACAACGAAAcacagaaaaagttaaaaatgaacaGCGGTAAATTATTGATGCAAAACAAGGAACTTTCAATGACAAAGGAGAAACTACAAGAGGCTAATAGTATTATCGCAGTTCACAAAGCTAAAATTGAACAGCTAAACAAGGATTTAAGTGCTCATAAAGAACAAAAGGAACTCCCAAAAGGCCTGATAATTCCAGCAGCATCAAATGAACTCTTCTTTAACGGTGAAAATGTAAAACCTTCTTCTTCTACTGAAAGTGTCACAAGACCCAGTGCTGCTGATGTTCTTAGTAGCGATGCACAGCACTTAGAAGATAAATTTCTTGTGCTCAAGGATAGGCTGAAGCGCATAGAGCGTGAACTATTCTTAAAATCGAAAGAGTTAGAAAAAGCGAATGAAAGTCGATCAAAAGTTGCAAAGTATACTCGGTCTTTACTGCAAGAATTAGAAACACGCCTCAGCGACAACCAAAGGAAGCTCACCGAAACTGAGGGGAAGCTAAAGAATGCCACAACAGAATTGTCTATAGAGAGAGAACGAAGAATAAAATTAGAAGAGGGGCCACGTCGTAGAATGAGTAGTGTTATAGCGCCACCAAGGTCACAGTCTGGAGATTCATCATCATCGTTCGACTCTCAAACACCTCCGAGTGATCTATCCGAACACGATGCTGATACTAAGTATGCTGATTATTATCGTTCTCGCTTTAAGGAAGCAGAGTCATCATTACTTGAGAAGGATAAAAAGTTGCATCAAGTCGAGGAGAAAGTTAAAGAATTACAACATGCGATGAAGAGTAATTCAGATAGTTATAAAGTTATTAATGATTTGCAATGCAAACTTTCAGATGCCACCCACAAGCTTAGTGATAGACAATTAAAAATTCACGAGCTAACTAGAGAAATAGACAGACTGaaagaatttgaaaaaacatACACCAAAAAATCTAAACGTTGTGAGACATTAGAAGATATTGTGAaagatttagaaaaaacaaatgcAGATCAAAGTAAGGCGTTGCATCAAGTGAAACAAGAATTAGAGATGATTAAAATACGAGAAGTGGTTTTAAAAGAACAATTACAAACATTTGCAGAGGATAGTGATAATTCTGAAGATGAAGACGAGGAGCGTGATTTGCAATTAGGTAAGTCGATCGACCTGAAGAACAAAATTGAGTGCATGATTGAGTTGGAAGCATTGTCAAAAAAACTTACTATAGATAACGAAAAATTAAACGCCAAAAATACCGAACTTGAAGCTCGAGTGAAACATTTGAATATGGAAAGTTTTAAATCTATTGAAGCTAAAAAAGCTTTGGGTAGTATTGAGTCTTTAATAACAAACAGTGAAAAGCTTGACtatgaaaagaaaattaagGAGTTAGAACAGAAGTTGTCTGAAGCTGAGGAAAAGTACTGTAATGAAGTGACGAACTTGAAAGACAAACAGTATGGTGAGATGGGTGAAttagaaaagaaatttaaagacGACACTAAACAAATGAAGGAGGACTTAAAAAAAGCTGAGGGagaaattgaaaactttttgcGTGAGAGAAACGAGAACAAAGATAATTTTAACGAGTTGCGTGGCAGGTTTACTATGGCTGAAATTAAAATAGCTGACATACAGGAGAGCCTTAACGAAGAAATCAATGCTCGTAAAAATGCAGAAGCATTATTGAATGAACGTTCTAGTTTGTTATCAGAAATGGAAGAGCGATGCAAGAGAGTAACAAGTGAACGGGATTCATTAAAAGAAGCACAGAGTAGTAAGCGTAGTTCATATGCTTCTGTGGATGATGATGGTGACGAGAGATACGATTTGCTGCATACTGAAAACCATggattaaaagtaaaaattcgcCAACTGGAACGACAACTTCGTTTGTCCTCTGAGAAATTTGAAGATGTTATGAGCAGTCTAAGAGAGAAGGGATCTCTTTTAGGTAGTGGAAAACATGACAGGGACAGTGGAATTGTGATAACacaagaaattaaaagtatTATTGATTCTTATAATATAGACATAAGTGATTCAAGTAAGCCTTTGTTACGCAAGGAGTCGGACGATATTTTTGTAACACCAAAAAGTAGTATGTCTAGTGAACCTGAATCCGTTGAGCAATATAAGAAATTATGTTCTTCTTATGAAAAACAAGTTAAAGATCTTGGTAAGCGGCTACTAGATAGTGAGGAAAAGGTTATTGAACTTGCTGAAGAATTGGAGCAACAAAGTAACACTGAAGATGATTACATCTCGAAGTATAACACTTTGGTTGTACGTATTGAAGATCTGCAAACTCAAATCATGGAATCACAAGAATCGCTCCAATCAAAAGCAGACGAGCTAGAAAGAGAACGTAAGAATGTCATTAATTTAGTTGAAGTTACTAGTGCTTATATTAAAGAGTTGGAAGGTTCTCTGTCTGAATCGAAAGGCAAAGTACAGGAACTACAAAATGTGATTGAGTTAAATAGAAGTGGTGATCGGCCACAACCTGAGGGTAGCGCAGGCCTTCAGGAAGATGAAGATGCTAATAAGGGAATTGCACCAAATGAACAAAAACTGACCGCTAAGATACTCATGTTGCAGTCGGATATATCAGAGTTGAAGGCTAGTCATCAAAATGAACTGGAGCGGGTTCGTGCAGAAGCACAAAAAGAAGTGGATAGTTTACGCAGACGGTCATTTTCAGCTGGAGTAAGCGAGGAGAGTGAAGACCTGGTAATGCAGGTTCAAAAACTGGAAGAGGAATTGCAGAAGCAGCAAGAAAT TTACGAGAAAGATGTTACACTTCTTCAAAACCAGTTTCAAGCTGAACTGAAGACAGCTTTCAATGGAGACAACAGTAGCATGGACATGTTGAATCGTATTCAAGATCTTGAGATGGAGATTGAAGAAACACGCAAAGAATGTGACTTGAAACTGAAGGAATGTCAGGACAACTTTGACAGGGAAAAGGAACAAATGAAAGATGACATGGCGACTGTTCTACAG GCAACACTAGCAGCAGGAGATTTTGGAAGTAGTCAAGAACCACAGGCTGAAAGCAGTTTACTTGAAGAAAGGATTATTAAACTGGAACAAGAATTGATAGACAACAAGCAGCAGTATGAAGAAGAACTGGAGATGGAAAAG GAGGCTCATCGTACTGAAATGGAAGATACAATCCGTGACATGATGATACTGAGGGACGCTACAAACAGCTCGCGATATGATGACAATGATGAATCT GATTCTAGTGGCAGTCGAAGTAGCTTTAAAGAGGTAGattcaaagtttaaaaagacGGTGTCTGTCGATGAAATTGAAAACATTAGGCAAGAGTACGAAGAAAAACTCGATTTACAAGCTGAAGAACATGAAGAAGAGCTCAATCAAGTTCGCCAAGACATGGCTATTGTTATCTCCTCTTTAAAACAAGGTAACTACTCGGATACCATTTTGGATTTACAAGCAAGAATTAAAGAGCTTGAAACTGAAATCGAGGATTTGAATGCGggttttaaaaaagagaaaagcaGCTATGAACTCAAGCTTAAACGTGCCGACTCGGCGAACTTCTTCGCGCTGCGACGAAACGAAGAAATGGGTTCGAAAATTTACCAAATGCAAATAGAGCTTGAAGAGATAGACCGAAAGCATCAAATAGAATTACAAGCATATATCGATAAATTAGGAGTTGATGATGGGAATAACGTGAACGAAACATTGAAAATAAACGAGGAGCTGCAGGAAAAGAATCGCGACTTAGAGAAAGCTCTCGAAGAGCTTCGTTCTAGCAGAGATGATGAGATGGAGACGTTTTCTATGCAGCTAAGGACGGAGAAAAGAGAAGCCATTGAAGATATGACGGATAAAGTGTTGAAACTTGAAGCGCTCATCGATGACATAAAGGAGCGACATGAGCAGGATATAAAACAGTATGAACGAGTTAACCGCAGCGAAAACATGGAAGCTGCTGCGAAGGAGAGCGAACGTATCAAGGAGCTGGAGATTGTTTGTGAGAATCTGAAAGTTGAATATGAAGAGGAGATCGAAGAACTTTCAAAGGAGCATAAAAAAGAAGTGGAGAAGTTACGGGTTTTCTACGAGAAGGAGATAGGCGATATAAAGAAACGTAGTTCGAGTGACGTCGACGGGACGTCACCGGCATCGCGAAAATCGTCTGTCGACCAGTCTACTGTCACGCGACAGTTGAAAGAGCAGAAAGAGAAACACGAAAAAGAAATCGAACACTTAAAGTCGAAGCATAGAGAAGAGAAAGAACTACTTATGCAAGCTCAACAAAAAGATGTTGAAGATATACGACAGCAGTATGACGAAAAATTGAAAATGAGTTACAAAGAAGGATTGCGCCGTCACAGCGTGTCGGAAAGAAAATCTGACGCAACGAAAATGAAAGAATTGATCTCCGAGAAAGAAGCAGTGCAGTCGAGGTTACTTGACTTTGAAATAAAATACGACACTGACACGAAGGAGCTAAAAGATAAAATTCAGCTTTTGCAGAAAGTCATATCGGATTTAAAAGGCGGTTACGATCAGGGTTCCTCATCGGTAGAATTAAGTCAACAAACGCTAGATACTTTATCGGAAAACGAAAGTCTGCTCGAGGATGAGTCGCAAAAAAAGTTAAAGGAAATACAAGAACAGATCGAACGATACGAGCGCCGGATCGAGTATTATCGTGAAAAATCGCAGCGCGAGAAAACGGAGGAAAGCCACCGTGTATCGGAGTTGCAATCTGAGATTGTGGACCTGCACCAagaaataaacaatataaaacaaacCAAACGAAAAGAAGTATacgagaaagaaaagaaagagaaat CTCCGCACCACAAAAGCCTTCCACGACGAAATACTGACGGATCAACGTCAACAAGGCGGCATACGGATAGTGATGCTGTCAAGACGCGCCTTCGAGAACGCGATCCTAAAAAACGATGGTCTAATTTAGAGGAACGATCGGAG ATCACTTCAAGAACGCCTTCTAGAACGAACAGATAT AAAGATGAGGGAAAGTCAGGAACCGTTCTTGCGCGTAAAACGCTATGGGAGAATATTACGGTAGACGAAACTTCGAAAACGAAAAGTTTGCTCTCGAAAACACAATCTGTGAAGTGA